The proteins below come from a single Natranaerofaba carboxydovora genomic window:
- the tnpA gene encoding IS66 family insertion sequence element accessory protein TnpA: MAKTNEQLRAEWKERVSAFRASGQTAKDWAKANGVKLNRLRYWCRKYKEDAPSKETKWSPVEVDYSDESNITVKVGKASIEVKPGYDKSLLKDLVNTLSGLC, from the coding sequence ATGGCAAAAACAAATGAACAGTTAAGAGCTGAGTGGAAAGAGAGAGTCTCAGCATTTCGGGCCAGCGGCCAAACAGCAAAAGATTGGGCCAAGGCTAATGGTGTTAAACTCAATCGATTACGCTACTGGTGTAGAAAATACAAAGAAGATGCTCCTTCCAAAGAAACTAAATGGTCACCAGTAGAAGTAGACTATTCAGATGAAAGTAATATTACAGTAAAAGTAGGTAAAGCCTCAATAGAAGTAAAACCTGGCTATGATAAAAGTCTTTTAAAAGACTTAGTTAATACATTGTCTGGACTATGTTAA